A single genomic interval of Candidatus Methylarchaceae archaeon HK02M2 harbors:
- a CDS encoding VTT domain-containing protein yields MSKIGHPSIIERIVRKKSILIAIIISLFLIITIVLYYLSQVSIISVEWLISILEGMGPFGAFLSGFLEASSIFLAIFPSYIVVALLGYIQPNILGVILIGISAGLGAGLGEYISYYVGVGGRYVLSEKRKKSLDVWRVRLEKYGLWLILAFAMTPLTPDDIIWIPLGLIRYPKMRALFAAITGKIFLNIFYATAGYIYGPQIIEFLSSVFP; encoded by the coding sequence ATGTCGAAAATTGGACATCCATCCATTATTGAGCGCATAGTACGTAAAAAATCCATACTCATTGCCATAATCATCTCATTATTTCTTATAATAACTATTGTCCTCTACTATCTATCTCAAGTTTCGATTATAAGCGTGGAATGGCTTATCAGTATTTTAGAAGGTATGGGTCCTTTTGGTGCATTCTTATCTGGTTTTCTTGAAGCGAGCTCCATCTTTTTAGCCATCTTCCCATCTTACATCGTAGTAGCACTATTGGGTTATATCCAACCAAATATTCTGGGTGTTATTCTTATTGGAATATCTGCTGGATTAGGCGCAGGGCTGGGTGAGTATATCAGCTACTATGTTGGTGTCGGAGGGAGATATGTTCTGTCTGAAAAAAGGAAGAAGAGTTTAGATGTTTGGCGCGTTAGATTAGAAAAATATGGCTTATGGCTCATATTGGCCTTCGCTATGACCCCTTTAACTCCAGATGACATAATATGGATACCATTAGGGCTCATAAGGTACCCAAAGATGAGAGCACTTTTTGCAGCTATAACTGGGAAGATCTTTTTGAACATATTTTATGCAACTGCCGGATATATTTACGGGCCTCAAATCATAGAATTCTTGAGTAGCGTTTTTCCATGA
- a CDS encoding D-2-hydroxyacid dehydrogenase, protein MRLLLGFKSSFKPYLFKHNLNANTLELERVKPKVLICDSLAKKGIEMLSSAGLDVTYIPEITNQDLLSMIQEYDIVIVRGRTKITNEVVSKGKNLKIIGRAGVGLDNIDLESANSRGIKVFNTPLASTNAVAELTIGFMITLSRGIVRGDIGIKQGKWLKHELMGSELKGKTLGIIGMGRIGTRVARLAKTFGMKILVFDIIELSEDLLDELESKIIPLDELLASSDFITLHVTLTKETHKMINEQKLKKMKKTACIINASRGAVIDEEALLNAIKSGSIKGAALDVFEFEPPVSSELVKLQNVVTTPHIGAQTKEAQELAATLLAKKIIDDIPNLF, encoded by the coding sequence TTGAGACTTCTATTAGGATTTAAGAGCTCATTTAAACCTTATCTTTTTAAGCATAATCTAAATGCAAATACTTTGGAATTGGAGCGCGTCAAACCTAAAGTTTTGATCTGCGATAGCTTAGCGAAGAAGGGTATAGAGATGCTATCTTCAGCTGGTTTAGATGTAACTTACATACCCGAGATAACTAATCAAGATTTGTTGAGTATGATCCAAGAATATGATATAGTAATCGTGAGAGGTAGGACGAAAATAACTAATGAAGTTGTCTCGAAAGGTAAAAATCTGAAGATCATAGGAAGAGCAGGTGTTGGTCTCGACAACATAGATTTGGAGTCGGCTAACTCTAGAGGAATCAAGGTTTTCAATACTCCTTTAGCATCTACAAATGCAGTCGCAGAACTTACTATCGGGTTCATGATAACTCTTAGTCGAGGAATCGTCCGTGGAGATATTGGAATCAAGCAAGGTAAATGGCTTAAGCATGAACTTATGGGGTCTGAATTAAAAGGGAAGACTTTGGGAATCATCGGAATGGGTAGAATAGGTACTAGGGTCGCGAGACTTGCTAAAACTTTTGGGATGAAAATACTTGTGTTTGATATAATTGAGCTAAGTGAAGATCTTCTTGACGAGCTTGAATCAAAGATTATACCTTTGGATGAGCTATTGGCTTCTTCAGATTTCATAACCTTGCACGTTACTTTGACAAAAGAAACTCATAAAATGATAAATGAACAAAAGTTGAAAAAAATGAAGAAAACAGCATGTATAATAAATGCTTCAAGGGGTGCCGTGATAGATGAGGAAGCCCTTCTGAATGCAATCAAAAGTGGTTCTATCAAAGGCGCTGCCCTGGATGTGTTCGAATTTGAACCCCCAGTATCTAGCGAGCTTGTTAAGCTTCAAAATGTAGTCACCACACCCCATATAGGCGCACAGACAAAAGAAGCACAAGAACTCGCAGCAACTCTTTTGGCTAAAAAAATAATAGATGATATACCAAATTTATTCTAA